A genomic window from Gossypium hirsutum isolate 1008001.06 chromosome D12, Gossypium_hirsutum_v2.1, whole genome shotgun sequence includes:
- the LOC107946599 gene encoding protein MICRORCHIDIA 7 isoform X1: protein MNVRVKQEIMETLNAERRKLSGVVREQSALVIELSSSSSDSDSSDSDDLDENDNPNGVVSAGEGPEGRASKKRKVNDVDFVLPLGFLAPLPPEDPAPIPLAYDTAAAEVSATVSPLEQAASASLSPSSSVLCKQFWKAGDYEGAPSSAWELSTGGMDHVRVHPKFLHSNATSHKWALGAFAELLDNSLDEVCNGATYVNVDVLKSKKDGSQMLVFEDNGGGMDPDKMRQCMSLGYSVKSKIANTIGQYGNGFKTSTMRLGADVIVFSRCCGKNGKRPTQSIGLLSYTFLTSTGKEDIVVPMLDYEWKQDEWSKTTRSTVSDWDRNAETIVQWSPFSSEADLLRQFNLMKDHGTRIIIYNLWEDDQGLLELDFHADQHDIQLRGVNRDEKNIQMAKEFPNSRHFLTYRHSLRSYASILYLRLPPNFRIILRGKDVEHHNIVNDMMLTEMITYRPNPSAEGAPKDLNLAALVTIGFVKDAKYHIDVQGFNVYHKNRLIKPFWRVWNAAGSDGRGVIGVLEANFVEPAHDKQGFERTTVLSRLETRLKEIQKLYWTTNCHRIGYAPRRNKKGIEQSLGKDPSSDHDAQQSTQSNKKSTSSTKRPTDLDKLYSPSNWNKKGKECQELPKAVDGGNGNGHVFSKGENRKTARMDSSAKVTTRPGKGLSSVETSSPSAEDDSDDVCEVLPKRQANGSSQKFVTRSKSKERSLNDERCHSQTGLHILEQLKQENSELKERLEKYEGGHQQQLHDDLQQERNRCQSLEIELAEALKKIEQLNNEQESIISIFSEERDRRDKEEEKLRKKLKDASDTIQELLDKVKILEKMKTPNIKQERRELL, encoded by the exons ATGAACGTTCGCGTGAAGCAAGAGATTATGGAAACTTTAAACGCGGAAAGACGGAAACTAAGCGGCGTTGTGCGGGAACAATCTGCCTTGGTTATCGAGCTCAGCAGCAGTAGCAGCGATTCGGACTCGAGCGATTCGGACGATCTGGACGAGAACGATAACCCAAACGGTGTCGTTTCTGCAGGGGAAGGACCTGAAGGTAGGGCTTCGAAGAAGCGGAAGGTGAATGATGTCGATTTTGTGCTACCGCTGGGGTTTTTGGCTCCTCTACCGCCGGAAGATCCGGCTCCTATTCCGTTAGCCTATGATACGGCGGCTGCGGAGGTTTCTGCGACGGTGAGCCCGCTGGAACAGGCGGCAAGTGCGAGTTTGAGTCCAAGTTCAAGTGTGCTTTGCAAGCAGTTCTGGAAGGCTGGGGATTATGAAGGAGCTCCATCTAGCGCTTGGGAGTTATCTACAG GTGGCATGGATCATGTCAGGGTTCATCCAAAATTTCTACATTCCAATGCAACGAGTCATAAATGGGCCCTTGGAG CTTTTGCGGAACTTCTGGACAACTCTTTGGATGAG GTTTGCAATGGAGCTACATATGTTAATGTAGATGTGCTCAAAAGTAAGAAGGATGGGAGTCAAATGTTGGTCTTTGAAG ATAATGGTGGTGGGATGGATCCTGATAAAATGCGTCAGTGCATGTCCCTTGGATATTCTGTAAAAAGCAAAATAGCAAACACCATTGGACAAT ATGGAAATGGATTCAAGACTAGTACCATGAGGCTTGGTGCAGATGTTATTGTATTTTCTCGGTGTTGTGGAAAAAATGGAAAGCG CCCCACACAGAGCATTGGACTGTTGTCCTACACGTTTTTGACAAGCACAGGAAAGGAAGACATTGTGGTACCCATG CTAGATTATGAATGGAAACAAGATGAGTGGAGCAAGACAACACGATCTACTGTCAGTGATTGGGATAGGAATGCGGAAACTATAGTACAGTGGTCTCCATTTTCAAGTGAAGCAGACCTCCTTCGTCAG TTCAATCTTATGAAAGACCATGGCACAcgaattattatttataatctcTGGGAGGATGACCAAGGGCTATTGGAGCTTGATTTTCATGCCGACCAGCAT GATATTCAACTCAGAGGTGTTAACCGTGATGAGAAAAATATACAAATGGCAAAAGAGTTTCCAAACTCTAGGCACTTTCTGACATATAGACATTCATTGAGG AGTTATGCATCAATACTTTATTTGAGACTTCCACCTAACTTCAGAATCATTTTACGTGGGAAAGATGTTGAGCACCACAACATAGTGAATGATATGATGCTCACTGAGATGATAACATATCGACCAAATCCCAGTGCAGAGGGGGCTCCTAAGGATTTGAAT CTGGCTGCTTTGGTGACCATTGGTTTTGTGAAAGATGCCAAATATCACATTGATGTTCAAGGTTTCAATGTTTATCATAAAAACCGACTCATCAAG CCTTTTTGGAGGGTTTGGAATGCTGCTGGGAGTGATGGTCGTGGGGTTATAG GTGTTTTGGAGGCTAATTTTGTTGAGCCAGCTCATGATAAGCAGGGTTTTGAGCGTACAACAGTTCTTTCTAGACTTGAAACACGactaaaagaaattcaaaaacTTTACTG GACCACCAATTGTCATAGAATTGGCTATGCTCCACGGCGTAATAAGAAAGGTATAGAACAGTCTTTAGGCAAAG ATCCTTCTTCTGATCATGATGCGCAACAATCTACTCAATCAAATAAGAAGAGTACAAGCAGCACCAAGAGACCTACAGACTTGGACAAGTTGTATTCACCCTCAAATtggaataaaaaaggaaaagaatgtCAGGAATTACCTAAAGCAGTGGATGGTGGAAATGGGAATGGTCATGTGTTTAGCAAGGGTGAAAATAGGAAAACGGCACGGATGGATAGCAGTGCAAAGGTCACCACGAGACCTGGAAAAGGATTAAGCTCAGTTGAAACATCTTCTCCTTCTGCAGAGGATGACAGCGATGATGTGTGCGAGGTCTTGCCCAAGAGACAAGCTAATGGGAGCAGTCAAAAATTTGTTACACGATCAAAGTCGAAG GAGCGTAGTCTCAATGATGAGCGTTGCCATTCCCAGACTGGTCTGCATATTCTGGAGCAGTTGAAACAGGAAAATTCTGAATTAAAAGAAAG ATTAGAGAAATATGAGGGAGGGCATCAACAACAATTGCATGATGATTTGCAACAGGAAAGAAACCGGTGCCAGTCACTTGAAATTGAG CTGGCGGAGGCGCTGAAAAAAATTGAGCAACTGAACAATGAACAAGAAAGTATCATTAGCATCTTCTCGGAGGAGAGAGATCGAAGAGACAAAGAGGAAGAGAAGTTAAGAAAAAAGCTAAAG GACGCATCGGATACCATCCAAGAGTTGCTCGACAAAGTTAAGATACTGGAGAAGATGAAAACTCCCAACATCAAGCAGGAGCGTAGAGAGCTACTGTAG
- the LOC107946599 gene encoding protein MICRORCHIDIA 7 isoform X2: MNVRVKQEIMETLNAERRKLSGVVREQSALVIELSSSSSDSDSSDSDDLDENDNPNGVVSAGEGPEGRASKKRKVNDVDFVLPLGFLAPLPPEDPAPIPLAYDTAAAEVSATVSPLEQAASASLSPSSSVLCKQFWKAGDYEGAPSSAWELSTGGMDHVRVHPKFLHSNATSHKWALGAFAELLDNSLDEVCNGATYVNVDVLKSKKDGSQMLVFEDNGGGMDPDKMRQCMSLGYSVKSKIANTIGQYGNGFKTSTMRLGADVIVFSRCCGKNGKRPTQSIGLLSYTFLTSTGKEDIVVPMLDYEWKQDEWSKTTRSTVSDWDRNAETIVQWSPFSSEADLLRQFNLMKDHGTRIIIYNLWEDDQGLLELDFHADQHDIQLRGVNRDEKNIQMAKEFPNSRHFLTYRHSLRSYASILYLRLPPNFRIILRGKDVEHHNIVNDMMLTEMITYRPNPSAEGAPKDLNLAALVTIGFVKDAKYHIDVQGFNVYHKNRLIKPFWRVWNAAGSDGRGVIGVLEANFVEPAHDKQGFERTTVLSRLETRLKEIQKLYWTTNCHRIGYAPRRNKKDPSSDHDAQQSTQSNKKSTSSTKRPTDLDKLYSPSNWNKKGKECQELPKAVDGGNGNGHVFSKGENRKTARMDSSAKVTTRPGKGLSSVETSSPSAEDDSDDVCEVLPKRQANGSSQKFVTRSKSKERSLNDERCHSQTGLHILEQLKQENSELKERLEKYEGGHQQQLHDDLQQERNRCQSLEIELAEALKKIEQLNNEQESIISIFSEERDRRDKEEEKLRKKLKDASDTIQELLDKVKILEKMKTPNIKQERRELL, encoded by the exons ATGAACGTTCGCGTGAAGCAAGAGATTATGGAAACTTTAAACGCGGAAAGACGGAAACTAAGCGGCGTTGTGCGGGAACAATCTGCCTTGGTTATCGAGCTCAGCAGCAGTAGCAGCGATTCGGACTCGAGCGATTCGGACGATCTGGACGAGAACGATAACCCAAACGGTGTCGTTTCTGCAGGGGAAGGACCTGAAGGTAGGGCTTCGAAGAAGCGGAAGGTGAATGATGTCGATTTTGTGCTACCGCTGGGGTTTTTGGCTCCTCTACCGCCGGAAGATCCGGCTCCTATTCCGTTAGCCTATGATACGGCGGCTGCGGAGGTTTCTGCGACGGTGAGCCCGCTGGAACAGGCGGCAAGTGCGAGTTTGAGTCCAAGTTCAAGTGTGCTTTGCAAGCAGTTCTGGAAGGCTGGGGATTATGAAGGAGCTCCATCTAGCGCTTGGGAGTTATCTACAG GTGGCATGGATCATGTCAGGGTTCATCCAAAATTTCTACATTCCAATGCAACGAGTCATAAATGGGCCCTTGGAG CTTTTGCGGAACTTCTGGACAACTCTTTGGATGAG GTTTGCAATGGAGCTACATATGTTAATGTAGATGTGCTCAAAAGTAAGAAGGATGGGAGTCAAATGTTGGTCTTTGAAG ATAATGGTGGTGGGATGGATCCTGATAAAATGCGTCAGTGCATGTCCCTTGGATATTCTGTAAAAAGCAAAATAGCAAACACCATTGGACAAT ATGGAAATGGATTCAAGACTAGTACCATGAGGCTTGGTGCAGATGTTATTGTATTTTCTCGGTGTTGTGGAAAAAATGGAAAGCG CCCCACACAGAGCATTGGACTGTTGTCCTACACGTTTTTGACAAGCACAGGAAAGGAAGACATTGTGGTACCCATG CTAGATTATGAATGGAAACAAGATGAGTGGAGCAAGACAACACGATCTACTGTCAGTGATTGGGATAGGAATGCGGAAACTATAGTACAGTGGTCTCCATTTTCAAGTGAAGCAGACCTCCTTCGTCAG TTCAATCTTATGAAAGACCATGGCACAcgaattattatttataatctcTGGGAGGATGACCAAGGGCTATTGGAGCTTGATTTTCATGCCGACCAGCAT GATATTCAACTCAGAGGTGTTAACCGTGATGAGAAAAATATACAAATGGCAAAAGAGTTTCCAAACTCTAGGCACTTTCTGACATATAGACATTCATTGAGG AGTTATGCATCAATACTTTATTTGAGACTTCCACCTAACTTCAGAATCATTTTACGTGGGAAAGATGTTGAGCACCACAACATAGTGAATGATATGATGCTCACTGAGATGATAACATATCGACCAAATCCCAGTGCAGAGGGGGCTCCTAAGGATTTGAAT CTGGCTGCTTTGGTGACCATTGGTTTTGTGAAAGATGCCAAATATCACATTGATGTTCAAGGTTTCAATGTTTATCATAAAAACCGACTCATCAAG CCTTTTTGGAGGGTTTGGAATGCTGCTGGGAGTGATGGTCGTGGGGTTATAG GTGTTTTGGAGGCTAATTTTGTTGAGCCAGCTCATGATAAGCAGGGTTTTGAGCGTACAACAGTTCTTTCTAGACTTGAAACACGactaaaagaaattcaaaaacTTTACTG GACCACCAATTGTCATAGAATTGGCTATGCTCCACGGCGTAATAAGAAAG ATCCTTCTTCTGATCATGATGCGCAACAATCTACTCAATCAAATAAGAAGAGTACAAGCAGCACCAAGAGACCTACAGACTTGGACAAGTTGTATTCACCCTCAAATtggaataaaaaaggaaaagaatgtCAGGAATTACCTAAAGCAGTGGATGGTGGAAATGGGAATGGTCATGTGTTTAGCAAGGGTGAAAATAGGAAAACGGCACGGATGGATAGCAGTGCAAAGGTCACCACGAGACCTGGAAAAGGATTAAGCTCAGTTGAAACATCTTCTCCTTCTGCAGAGGATGACAGCGATGATGTGTGCGAGGTCTTGCCCAAGAGACAAGCTAATGGGAGCAGTCAAAAATTTGTTACACGATCAAAGTCGAAG GAGCGTAGTCTCAATGATGAGCGTTGCCATTCCCAGACTGGTCTGCATATTCTGGAGCAGTTGAAACAGGAAAATTCTGAATTAAAAGAAAG ATTAGAGAAATATGAGGGAGGGCATCAACAACAATTGCATGATGATTTGCAACAGGAAAGAAACCGGTGCCAGTCACTTGAAATTGAG CTGGCGGAGGCGCTGAAAAAAATTGAGCAACTGAACAATGAACAAGAAAGTATCATTAGCATCTTCTCGGAGGAGAGAGATCGAAGAGACAAAGAGGAAGAGAAGTTAAGAAAAAAGCTAAAG GACGCATCGGATACCATCCAAGAGTTGCTCGACAAAGTTAAGATACTGGAGAAGATGAAAACTCCCAACATCAAGCAGGAGCGTAGAGAGCTACTGTAG